The genomic region CTTCAAGCGCAACTTCACGGCGATGGGCCTCTACCTGGGGAGCGTGTTCGTCCTCATGATCGTCTACCCCAAGCTGGCGGGGCTCGAGTCCTACGGGCGGGAAGGGCGGATGCTGGGGCAGCTCTCCGAGCTGCGCATGCATCTGGAGGAACTCAAGGCCGCGCAGGGAGCCTACCCGGCGACGGCGGAGGCTCTGGCCGCGAAGCCGCTCGACCTCCTCGACGGGCATTCCGTGACGAGCGCCGTCGAGAGCGTGCGCCTGCCGCCCGAAGCGTACCTCGCGCCTCCCTCCGCGCCGGAGACGGAGCTCCTCGCAGTGGTCGTCCGGGCGCAGGGGAGCGAGCGTGAATACCGCCGGTTCTGGAGCCGTGAGGAGCGGACGCCCATCCTGCTCTATCCCGGCGGCACCTACGCGTACGAGGTCCGCCGGGGGCAGGGGGTCGCGTTCATCGCGAGCGGGACGGTGACGGTGCCGCTGCCGCCCGACTTCAAGGTCGACGGCGGCGCCTACGTCTACGACTCCGCGACCGGACAGGTCTTCATCAACTGCACCCACGACCGCCGCCAGCAGGTCGAGCCCTGGTGGACGTTCTGAGCATGCCTTCATCGCGCCGCTTGTCCCGCGCGCTCCTCGTCGTCTTCATCCTGGGCGCCGTCCCTTCGGAGCTCCGCGCCGAGCCGTTCGCCCGGGAGGACTGGGTCCTCTCGGTCGAGCCCACGCATCTCGACTATTTCGGCATCAACCACTGGGGCGTGACCAACTTCGACCTGGCGTTCCGCGGGGTCCAGCGCGGCAAACGCCAGCTCGAGAGCTCGTACGTCGACAACTGGCGCTTCGGCACCGAGACGGGCGGCCTGCGCGGGATCGGCATGCGCACGGCGAGCTCCATGCTCGATTTCGCCCTGTTCGTCGGGCCGCAGAACTTCGACCACGTCCTGGCCCACGACTCCCGGGCCCGGGAGCTCTCGCGCGACTATCCCGGCAGTCACCGGTTCGTCAGCAAGCGCTTCAGCCAGGTCCTGCCGGTCTATTTCGGCGGCAAGGAGCTGGACTCGCAGACCGAGAACAACACCAACGGTCGGGGCGGCGCGGACCTGGGGATGCTGACGAACAGCACGATCTGGGAGATGCACAACCAGTTCGCCTACTTCGCCGGCAAGAAGATCCTGGTCGAGGGGGAGGCGAACTCCGCGCAGCTGACGGGCGTCATCTTCCACCGCCTGCTCATGCTGCAGACGGACTGGAGGGAGCCCGGTCAGGCCTGCGTGGCCTCCCACATGGGCGCGGGCGGGACGACGCCGGCGCAGTGCCTGGGGGACACCGGCAGCGCCGGGGACTACAGCAACTACCTCCTGGACCTCAACTCCGGCCGCTACGGGGTCGCGAACGTCGAGGATTACCGACTCAAGATCGCCGACCTGAAGCGGGCCAACCGACTGCAGTTCCTCGACCCGGTCTTCCTCGTCGCGGCCTACCGCTACGGGGCGGACTACATCGGGCACGCGCAGAACCGCTCGCGCATCCCGATGATCCCGATCCCCGGTACGGAGCTGGGCTATCTGCCGGGCCTGCGGATCGACCTCTCGCCTTTCGGCATCGAGTACATCCAGGACAATTACTTCCGCTATAAGAAGACGCTTGTGAACCTGTTCTGGACCCGGGGCGACAACCGCTACGAACGGCGCCTGGGCGCCGGCGTCGACGTGGACGGCATCCCTCTCGGCGGGGGCGTCACCGGCGGGGTGTTCGGCCAGCTCTACAAGCAGCCGATGGTGAACCGGATCTCCGACACCTCGTCGCTGTCGGCCGCCGAGGTGGGGATCCTGCACAACGTCTACAATTATGGGGCCAGTCTGAGGGTGCCGGTGCGGAGCTTCGGCGACAAGGGCGACCCGAAGGAGTTCATCCTCACGCTCAAGGCCGGGCGCAAGAACACGGGCTGGGTCCCCGGCGAGTACATCCGGGGCTCCACGTACGTGGAGACGGGCATCGGTTTCCATCTCTAGAGCCCATCCGAAAACCTATTTCTACTGCAATCGCGGCTTTCGGGCTGCGACATTGTTGCTCGGGGCTTGCGTAGCCCTGCTACGCCGCGCCCCTGCGCGCCGCGTCTCGCTCCGAAACCCGCGATTTCGTCACAAAAGAGGCTTCCGGATGGGCTCTAGAAGATTTGCTATCGTCGGGGTACATCCGGCTCCGACGGAACCCCGGATGAGGAGCCTCGCATGAACCGATCCCGCTGGACCTCCCTCCTCCTCGCTATGGCCATCCTAACCTCCCTGAGTTCGACGTCCGGCGCCGATGAGCGCGCCGGCGTCCCCGAGAAGTACAAGTGGAACACCGCCGACCTCTACGCGAACGAGGCGGCGTGGACCGCGCAGAAGGACGACATCGCCGCCCGCATCCCCAAGCTCGCCGAGTTCCAGGGGAAGCTGGGCGTCTCGGCCGAGGGCTTCTTCACGGCCCTCTCGACCCTGATGGACCTCGACCGCGACCTCGCGCGGCTGCAGACCTACGCCTCGATGCGCAGCGACGAGGACACCCGGGAGAACCGGCCCCGCGAGATGAAGCAGGTCTCCGAGGACCTCGTCGTGAAGTTCGTGTCCGCGGCGGCGTACCTGCGTCCCGAAGTCCTCGCCCTGGGCGAGGCCAAGGTCCGCGGCTTCGTCGCGGCCGAGCCGCGCCTGAAGCCCTACGTCCCGTGGCTCGACGACATCCTGCGCGCCGCGCCCCACACGATGAGCGCCCCCGAGGAGAAGGTCGCGGCCGAGGCCGCGGCCATGGCGCAGGGCGCCTCCAACGTCTACAACACCTTCACCAACGCGGACATGCCGTACCCCGAGGTGACGCTCTCCTCGGGCAAGAAGGTCCGCCTCGACGCCTCGGCCTACACCGAGTACCGAGCCGCGACCGACCGCGGCGACCGCACCAAGGTCTTCCAGGCGTTCTGGGCGCGCCACAAGGACTTCGAGCGCACTCTGGGGACGACGCTGGACGCCCACGTGAAGACGCACGTCTTCGACAAGATCGTCCACACGTTCTCGAGCTGCCTCGAGGCGGCGCTCTTCGGCTCCAACGTCCAGCCGAGCGTCTACACGCAGCTCATCGCGGACGTCCACAAGAACCTACCCACGCTGCACCGCTACCTCCAGCTGCGAAAGCGCATGATGGGGGTCGACGTGCTGCGCTACGAGGACCTCTACGCGCCGATCCTCAAGGAGATCGACCTCAAGTACAGCCCTGAGGAGGCCAAGGACCTCGTCCTGAAGGCCGTGGCGCCTCTGGGACCGCAGTACGCCGCGGACCTCCAGACGAGCTACGAGAACCGCTGGGTGGACTTCATGCCGACGACGGGCAAGAAGGCCGGCGCCTACTCGACCGGCGCCTACGGCGTGCACCCCTACCAGCTCCAGAACTTCACCGGGAGCTACGAGGAGGTCTCGACGCTGGCCCACGAATCCGGGCATTCGATGCACACCTTCCTCTCGGACAAGCACCAGCCCTATCCGACCCACGACTACCGCATCTTCGTGGCGGAGGTGGCCTCGACCTTGAACGAGAACCTGCTCCTCCACCACATGCTCACGAAGACCAAGGACAAGGACACCCGCCTCTTCCTGCTCGGGAGCTACCTCGACGGGCTGCGCACGACGCTCTTCCGGCAGACGCTCTTCGCCGAGTTCGAGCTGCGCATCCACGAGCTCTCGGAGAAGGGCGAGCCGCTGACCGGCGAGAAGCTCACGGAGCTCTACCGCGGCCTGCTCAAGGAGTACTACGGCGACGCCGCGGGAGTCTGCAAGATCGACGACCTCTACGGCATCGAGTGGGCCTACATCCCGCACTTCTACTACGACTTCTACGTCTACCAGTACGCGACGAGCATCACGGCCTCGGCGCAGATCGCGGCGAACATGCGGGCCGACGCCGCGGCGAAGAAGCCGACGACGAAGAGCCGCGACGCCTACCTCAAGATGCTCTCCTCGGGCTCGTCGAAGTACCCCATCGAGCTCCTCAAGGACGCCGGGGTGGACATGAACACCTCGGGCCCGTTCAACGCGGCCATCCAGGAGATGAACGCGACGATGGACGAGATGGAGAAGCTGCTGGCCCAGAAGAAATAGGCCGAAGCTTCGGGTCCCGCGAGAAACGGCCCCTCATGGGGCCGTTTCTGTTTGTTACATTTACTGCTAAGCTCTCCAGAGGATGGGACAGGAAACTCAGGGACTCTCCGGCGCGGCCCTCATCGTCGACGACGACCCCTCCATCCTCAAGTTCTGCCGGCGGGCCCTCGAGACGACGGGGCTGCGCGTATCGACGGCTTCGAAGACCGCGGAGGCCTGGGAGCTCCTCGGCCGAGAGGAGTTCGACTTCGTCCTGACCGACATCCAGCTCGAGGACGCCTCCGCGGGGGTGCGCTTCATCGAGGACCTTCACGCCCGCCGTCCGGAGCTGGACGTGGTGATGATGACCGGCGCGCCCTCGCTCGAGAGCGCCCTGCCGTCCTTGCGCAGCGGCGCCTTCGACTATCTCGTGAAGCCGTTCAAGCTCGACCATCTCCAGAACGTCGCGCGCCGCCTCCTGGAGCTGCGGCGCATGCGCCGCGAGCTCGACCGGGAGAAGGCGCTGCGCAGAGAGCTCGAGGACGCCTACGCCGAGCTGCGCAAGGTGGAGCGCGTGAAGACGGCGATCCTCGCTCGCGTGAGCCACGAGCTCCGCACGCCGCTCTCGATCGCGGGCATGGCCGCCGAGCTCCTCGCCGGCGAGGCGGGGGGGGAGGGGCGGAAGCTCGCCGAGCAGCCCCGGGGAGCGCTCGCGCGCCTGCGCGGGAGCGTCGAGGACCTGCTCCTCTTCGCGCACGTGGCCGCCAGCGGCCTCGAGATCGAGCGTAAGGAGACGGACCTCTTCAAGCTCCTCGAGGAGGTCGTCGAAGAGAATCGCCCGGCGAGCGCGGAGCGGAACCTGAGCGTGGAGCTCTCCATGGGCGGAGAGCGCCGCCTGCTCTCGGCCGATGCCGGGCTGCTGCGTCAGGCCTTCAGCCGCCTCCTGCAGAACGCGGTCCGCTTCAACCATAACGATGGGAGCATCCGGGTCCGGCTCGAGCATTCTCCGGAGGATACCCGCGTCGCCTTCTTCAACACGGGCACGGAGATCCCGAAAGAGGAGCAGGACCGCGTCTTCGAGGGCTTCTATCAGGTCGCGGAGCATATGACGCGCGAGACCGGCGGCATGGGCGTGGGCCTGGCCATGGTGCGCCGCATCGTCGAAGCCCACGGGGGGAGCGTCGAGATCCAGAGCTCCTCGGAGGGGGGGACCACGTTCGCCGTGCGGTTCCCCGCGCCGCCCG from Elusimicrobiota bacterium harbors:
- a CDS encoding hybrid sensor histidine kinase/response regulator; this encodes MGQETQGLSGAALIVDDDPSILKFCRRALETTGLRVSTASKTAEAWELLGREEFDFVLTDIQLEDASAGVRFIEDLHARRPELDVVMMTGAPSLESALPSLRSGAFDYLVKPFKLDHLQNVARRLLELRRMRRELDREKALRRELEDAYAELRKVERVKTAILARVSHELRTPLSIAGMAAELLAGEAGGEGRKLAEQPRGALARLRGSVEDLLLFAHVAASGLEIERKETDLFKLLEEVVEENRPASAERNLSVELSMGGERRLLSADAGLLRQAFSRLLQNAVRFNHNDGSIRVRLEHSPEDTRVAFFNTGTEIPKEEQDRVFEGFYQVAEHMTRETGGMGVGLAMVRRIVEAHGGSVEIQSSSEGGTTFAVRFPAPPVRTV
- the pepF gene encoding oligoendopeptidase F, with protein sequence MNRSRWTSLLLAMAILTSLSSTSGADERAGVPEKYKWNTADLYANEAAWTAQKDDIAARIPKLAEFQGKLGVSAEGFFTALSTLMDLDRDLARLQTYASMRSDEDTRENRPREMKQVSEDLVVKFVSAAAYLRPEVLALGEAKVRGFVAAEPRLKPYVPWLDDILRAAPHTMSAPEEKVAAEAAAMAQGASNVYNTFTNADMPYPEVTLSSGKKVRLDASAYTEYRAATDRGDRTKVFQAFWARHKDFERTLGTTLDAHVKTHVFDKIVHTFSSCLEAALFGSNVQPSVYTQLIADVHKNLPTLHRYLQLRKRMMGVDVLRYEDLYAPILKEIDLKYSPEEAKDLVLKAVAPLGPQYAADLQTSYENRWVDFMPTTGKKAGAYSTGAYGVHPYQLQNFTGSYEEVSTLAHESGHSMHTFLSDKHQPYPTHDYRIFVAEVASTLNENLLLHHMLTKTKDKDTRLFLLGSYLDGLRTTLFRQTLFAEFELRIHELSEKGEPLTGEKLTELYRGLLKEYYGDAAGVCKIDDLYGIEWAYIPHFYYDFYVYQYATSITASAQIAANMRADAAAKKPTTKSRDAYLKMLSSGSSKYPIELLKDAGVDMNTSGPFNAAIQEMNATMDEMEKLLAQKK